In Clostridium sp., one DNA window encodes the following:
- a CDS encoding DUF1573 domain-containing protein, which produces MKDIIFDDFQNAVNESLLRHKSILDIITKLQESNGRINRAIAKSVTNCGCIKISAEKQHLPCDKDNLDIDSLKDCLKTHLDGNLCDTCREIITDEIGNNLFYLTSLCNILNLNLYDILLKEHDKISTLGKYSFR; this is translated from the coding sequence ATGAAGGATATAATCTTTGACGATTTTCAAAATGCAGTTAATGAATCATTACTGAGACATAAAAGTATTTTAGATATAATAACTAAACTTCAGGAATCCAATGGAAGAATAAACAGAGCAATAGCAAAATCAGTTACAAATTGTGGATGCATAAAAATTTCTGCTGAAAAGCAACATTTACCTTGTGATAAAGATAATCTTGACATAGATTCCCTAAAGGATTGCCTAAAAACCCACTTGGATGGTAATTTATGTGATACCTGCCGGGAAATTATCACAGATGAAATAGGTAATAACCTTTTTTATTTAACTTCTTTATGCAATATATTAAATCTAAATTTATATGATATACTATTGAAGGAACACGATAAAATAAGTACTTTAGGGAAATACTCCTTTAGGTGA